One part of the Acidobacteriota bacterium genome encodes these proteins:
- a CDS encoding PilT/PilU family type 4a pilus ATPase gives MLRAHEKVSDLIFSPGRPPQVEIYGQLTAVEISGASALTADDTRRIAADLIGTNKQAINTLREQGSCDVSYGLPGMARFRVNVFIQRGSCAIVMRVIPTVIPSFSSLRLPAQLEGVAEVRNGIVLVAGGSGSGKSSTVAALLDRINNQHCYHILTVEDPIEFLHNHKKSTVHQRELHSDAPNFVLALRAALRQAPRVIMVGEIRDRETLEIVLEAAENGHLVLSSMNTVDASKTVERIVTSFPATDHQSVRDRLAKTFRYIIAQRLVPRTDNGGRAAVVEILKSNSRTRDCIEQGERPGRTLLDAMKSSENEGMQHFDGEIAKLVRTGVVDLETGLCFASNATVLGQELARN, from the coding sequence ATGCTGCGGGCGCATGAAAAAGTCAGTGATCTGATTTTTTCGCCGGGACGACCGCCACAGGTGGAAATCTATGGCCAGCTCACGGCCGTCGAAATCTCCGGCGCCAGCGCTCTCACTGCGGATGATACCCGGCGTATTGCCGCGGATCTGATCGGTACCAACAAGCAGGCCATTAACACGCTTCGCGAACAAGGCTCCTGCGATGTTTCCTACGGACTTCCTGGCATGGCGCGGTTTCGCGTGAACGTGTTTATTCAGCGCGGCAGCTGCGCGATCGTCATGCGCGTGATTCCCACTGTGATTCCCAGTTTTTCCTCGCTGCGTTTGCCGGCCCAGCTGGAAGGGGTGGCCGAGGTTCGCAACGGGATTGTCCTGGTTGCAGGAGGCAGCGGTTCGGGAAAATCTTCCACCGTTGCGGCGCTGCTCGACCGCATCAACAACCAGCACTGTTATCACATCTTGACAGTGGAAGATCCGATCGAGTTTCTGCATAACCACAAGAAGTCGACGGTTCACCAGCGCGAACTGCACAGCGATGCGCCGAACTTCGTGCTCGCCTTACGGGCGGCATTGCGGCAAGCGCCGCGCGTGATCATGGTGGGAGAGATTCGCGATCGCGAGACGCTTGAAATTGTTCTGGAAGCAGCAGAGAACGGACACCTGGTTTTGTCGAGCATGAATACGGTCGACGCTTCGAAGACGGTGGAGCGTATTGTGACCAGCTTTCCAGCAACGGATCATCAATCGGTCCGCGACCGGCTGGCAAAAACCTTCCGCTACATCATTGCGCAGCGCCTTGTCCCGAGGACGGATAACGGAGGGCGCGCCGCAGTTGTCGAAATCCTCAAGTCGAATTCGCGCACACGGGATTGCATTGAACAAGGCGAACGTCCGGGCCGCACCTTGCTCGACGCGATGAAGTCGAGCGAGAACGAAGGGATGCAGCACTTCGACGGCGAGATAGCTAAACTCGTGCGCACTGGAGTCGTCGATCTGGAAACAGGATTGTGCTTCGCCAGCAACGCCACCGTCCTGGGACAAGAACTCGCGCGGAACTAA
- a CDS encoding DNRLRE domain-containing protein, giving the protein MKNFRTQPLFAVVLLMMSALTTAYAQITPSDDSYTSTATPTTNFGAKTTLGVVSPSQSAYIQFDLSSIPAGYTSASIAKATLKLYVNTVPSAGSFNVDFVNGTWSEKTITANLAPALGSTIAPSVPLTGANAKDYLLIDVTAAVGAWLNGTQANDGIALVANSPLSATFDSKENTAQSHPPELDIVFSGGGTITGITTASGSGLIGGTNKGVANLSLLTSCSSGQILSWNGTAWACKSVSGSGTVTSVGLSAPASDFTVSGSPVTTSGTLGLNWKVSPSSASAANAIVKRDANGDFWVNAITGTGTFVTETTNPYGMFALSTSPTGIGSYGEANSATGLTIGVKGVTDSLGTGGAAGVFGVASSADPSAGPSQGVAGQSNSSRGIGVIGFGSSLSATLSRLIGVVPVGVWGDSAGGFAGVFATNDSGTALQATNNSPGAPTMEVVNDTTAPSGHVFTTLGTTNFCDIDVLGNLHCSGTLSGAAKNFKIDHPLDPANKYLVHASIESPDMKTVYDGVTVLDADGQAWVKLPAYVEALNGEFRYQLTCMGSFAPVYVAQEISNNRFRIAGGTGGMKVSWQVTGTRHDAYAKAHPLVVESEKQGDERGHYLHPEEFGQPNELGITAVHRAKMRPRPADQDHSSAVAK; this is encoded by the coding sequence ATGAAGAACTTCAGGACACAACCGTTATTTGCAGTCGTGCTGCTCATGATGAGCGCGCTGACTACTGCGTATGCCCAGATCACGCCCAGCGACGACTCTTACACCAGCACCGCGACGCCAACTACAAACTTCGGCGCGAAAACGACGCTCGGCGTCGTCAGTCCATCACAGTCGGCCTACATCCAGTTTGACTTGTCGTCTATTCCGGCTGGCTACACCAGCGCCAGCATTGCCAAGGCGACGCTGAAGCTCTACGTCAACACCGTGCCCTCCGCTGGGAGTTTCAATGTGGACTTTGTCAACGGCACGTGGTCGGAAAAGACGATCACCGCCAATCTTGCGCCCGCTTTGGGTAGCACCATCGCGCCCAGCGTGCCGCTGACTGGTGCGAACGCAAAAGACTACCTGCTGATTGATGTGACTGCGGCCGTGGGAGCGTGGCTCAACGGCACGCAGGCCAATGACGGCATCGCGCTGGTGGCGAACAGTCCACTTTCGGCGACATTTGACAGCAAGGAAAACACGGCGCAGAGCCATCCGCCGGAATTGGACATCGTGTTCAGCGGCGGTGGCACGATCACCGGCATCACCACTGCTTCAGGCAGCGGCCTGATCGGCGGGACAAACAAAGGCGTCGCCAATCTGAGCCTGCTGACGAGTTGCAGTTCCGGTCAGATCCTCTCCTGGAATGGGACTGCCTGGGCATGCAAGTCGGTGAGCGGAAGCGGGACGGTGACCAGCGTGGGGTTGAGCGCCCCCGCTTCCGACTTCACCGTGAGCGGCTCGCCAGTCACGACCAGCGGAACGCTGGGACTGAACTGGAAAGTGTCCCCGAGCAGCGCGAGTGCGGCCAATGCCATCGTTAAGCGCGACGCCAACGGCGACTTCTGGGTGAACGCCATCACTGGCACGGGAACGTTCGTGACCGAGACAACAAACCCGTACGGTATGTTCGCTTTGTCTACGAGTCCGACTGGAATCGGTTCTTACGGCGAAGCCAATTCCGCCACCGGTCTGACTATCGGCGTGAAAGGCGTCACGGACAGCTTGGGGACTGGCGGCGCCGCTGGAGTGTTCGGCGTCGCATCCAGCGCCGACCCAAGCGCCGGACCCTCGCAGGGAGTTGCGGGCCAGTCCAACAGTAGCCGCGGTATCGGCGTGATCGGGTTTGGCTCGAGTTTAAGCGCGACTCTGAGCAGACTGATTGGGGTCGTTCCGGTTGGCGTTTGGGGTGATAGCGCGGGTGGTTTTGCGGGTGTTTTTGCCACGAACGACTCTGGCACGGCTCTCCAAGCTACCAACAATAGTCCGGGGGCCCCGACAATGGAGGTGGTAAACGATACAACCGCTCCTTCGGGCCATGTGTTCACTACGCTTGGAACAACGAATTTTTGCGATATTGACGTCCTTGGAAATCTTCACTGTTCCGGCACTCTCAGTGGAGCCGCCAAGAATTTCAAGATTGACCATCCGCTCGATCCTGCAAACAAGTACCTGGTACACGCCTCGATCGAATCTCCGGACATGAAGACCGTGTACGACGGCGTGACGGTGCTGGATGCAGACGGCCAAGCGTGGGTCAAACTGCCAGCCTACGTCGAGGCACTGAACGGCGAGTTCCGCTACCAACTCACGTGCATGGGATCGTTCGCCCCAGTTTATGTTGCGCAGGAAATTTCCAACAACCGGTTCCGCATTGCCGGCGGGACAGGCGGCATGAAGGTTTCCTGGCAAGTTACGGGCACTCGCCACGACGCCTACGCCAAAGCTCATCCCCTGGTGGTCGAATCCGAAAAACAGGGAGACGAACGCGGCCACTATTTGCATCCGGAAGAGTTCGGACAGCCAAACGAACTCGGGATCACCGCGGTCCATCGCGCCAAAATGCGACCGCGCCCTGCCGATCAGGACCATTCCTCAGCAGTGGCTAAGTAG
- a CDS encoding aryl-sulfate sulfotransferase — translation MKPLRFAVLAASAAVLVLLSPAIGRAESNSCTISLTPSKPSPQLLGERVVWTAVAANCGAAPVYQYRVSTTAGFKVVRDFNLGNTLAWASMQEGPYQVKVTVKDNFGATDSTSSVVAGEINSRVSGTQAVITPALNPLVALYSAPACNSGSVHVQFRPVSDTNAWTNTNELPCTPGQSRNFVVAGMLANTQYEMAHVTSDGTTSPSQVFTTGAPPPSLDFPTFAVRRGPSAQSDVTQGMVYHNFTARGAPNAVNVIATDLSGRVQWYVDPVDSGIQNGAPGVLEPGGTVFFLGRDKNRTRGFNVLREIDLAGNSLRETNIDAVNTQLQAKGQEIIYGFHHDVLLLPDGNVATLGWTLRTVDINGKPKQYVGQMLLVLDHDLQVIWTWDAFDHLDVNRGPILHDKCTGAPCPIPGAVDWLHTNSIAWSAEDGNLLMSVRHQAWEIKIDYRNGSGDGHIIWRLGKDGDFAVVSSDPSPWFSYQHNVHYLDNKTLLLFDNGNVRCKGVTQCRSRGQTWTIDEHTMTATSGLNVDLNRSDALGSAERLPNGNFVFTSGALARQGSLIGKSTEVSPDGTKQYVLEGGAWEYRTYRMVGLYGGISK, via the coding sequence ATGAAACCTTTGAGATTCGCGGTACTGGCAGCCTCAGCTGCCGTCCTCGTGCTCCTCTCCCCGGCAATCGGGAGGGCGGAGTCCAACAGTTGCACAATTTCACTGACGCCGAGCAAGCCGTCTCCCCAACTCCTCGGAGAACGAGTGGTCTGGACAGCCGTCGCCGCAAATTGCGGGGCAGCACCCGTCTACCAATACAGAGTGTCTACCACCGCTGGCTTCAAAGTGGTGCGCGACTTCAATCTTGGCAACACCTTGGCTTGGGCGTCCATGCAGGAAGGCCCCTATCAGGTGAAGGTCACGGTCAAAGACAACTTCGGCGCGACGGATTCAACATCCTCGGTCGTAGCCGGCGAGATCAACTCGCGTGTGAGTGGGACGCAGGCGGTGATTACTCCCGCGCTGAATCCACTGGTGGCTCTGTACAGCGCACCTGCCTGCAATAGTGGATCAGTCCACGTGCAGTTCAGGCCGGTCTCCGACACGAATGCCTGGACGAACACTAACGAGCTACCCTGCACACCCGGCCAGAGCAGAAACTTCGTGGTGGCGGGAATGTTGGCCAACACTCAGTACGAGATGGCGCACGTGACCAGCGACGGAACTACGTCCCCTTCGCAGGTCTTCACCACCGGCGCTCCGCCACCCTCGCTGGATTTTCCCACCTTCGCCGTTCGCCGCGGACCGAGCGCGCAAAGCGACGTCACCCAGGGCATGGTCTATCACAACTTCACAGCACGAGGCGCGCCCAATGCCGTCAACGTGATCGCGACGGATTTGAGCGGCCGCGTGCAGTGGTATGTCGACCCAGTGGATTCGGGTATTCAGAACGGCGCTCCTGGAGTGCTTGAGCCGGGAGGCACGGTCTTCTTCCTGGGCCGCGACAAAAATCGGACGCGTGGTTTCAACGTGCTCCGGGAAATCGACCTGGCCGGCAATTCGCTGCGTGAAACGAACATTGATGCCGTCAACACCCAGTTACAGGCCAAAGGGCAGGAGATTATTTATGGATTTCATCACGACGTTCTGCTCCTCCCCGATGGAAATGTCGCCACGCTCGGCTGGACTCTGAGAACAGTGGACATCAATGGGAAGCCAAAGCAATACGTCGGTCAGATGCTCCTCGTGCTCGACCATGATCTTCAGGTCATCTGGACATGGGATGCGTTCGATCACTTGGACGTTAATCGTGGCCCGATCCTGCACGACAAATGCACTGGTGCGCCCTGCCCGATCCCGGGTGCGGTGGACTGGCTGCACACCAATTCCATTGCCTGGTCTGCTGAGGACGGCAACCTCTTGATGTCCGTTCGCCATCAGGCCTGGGAAATCAAGATCGACTACCGCAACGGCTCGGGCGATGGACACATCATCTGGCGCTTGGGTAAAGACGGAGATTTTGCGGTTGTCTCCTCGGATCCCAGTCCGTGGTTTTCCTATCAGCACAACGTCCACTATCTCGATAACAAGACGCTACTGCTCTTCGACAACGGCAACGTCCGCTGTAAGGGAGTCACACAATGCCGTAGTCGCGGTCAGACCTGGACCATCGACGAGCACACGATGACGGCCACGTCAGGGCTCAACGTTGACCTAAATCGCTCCGATGCTCTCGGAAGCGCCGAGAGACTACCCAACGGAAACTTTGTCTTCACGTCAGGTGCGCTCGCCCGGCAAGGTTCGCTGATCGGCAAATCCACTGAAGTGTCTCCCGATGGCACCAAGCAGTACGTGCTCGAAGGCGGGGCGTGGGAATACCGGACCTATCGCATGGTCGGGCTGTATGGCGGCATATCGAAATGA
- a CDS encoding PD40 domain-containing protein has translation MAEGAAARRVVRFGVFEVDFGTGELRKAGVKIKLQDQPFQVLAMLLERPGDLITREALQSRLWPSGTFGDFEHGLNVAVKKLRIALGDTADNPRFIETLARRGYRFVGQVDNVVSVSSRTVTDSQSESNAAAGPSLVRTAPSAKMDPQRERRGLLRWAVVVILVVAAGIALWHWWPSRPSPRVVTRFTIPLPPSDEFFMKRGGLVISPDGGYLVYSATTSKTKARQLYLRPLDQNEAVSIPGTDGAIGPFFSPDGQWIAFTAGGELRKVPLHGGSPITVCAKSNALPGTWGPDGTIFFSQGSAGDEEARFLMRVAATGGTPQAITLAEKTLTEFPPRWPQVLPTGNAILYVTGGTWAAYSDDATIVAQSLKTGERKVLIQGATCPRYVSTGHLVYAQGGTLLAAPFDVDRLEITGPAFPVAEDLWRGPGGYVAYDISRDGLLVSVNSGEMSVGNRTLNWVDRTGAALPINTPARQYSQPSLSPDGKHIAVAIGDPLRQSDIWVLDLEQNVARQVTSSQAGESATAPLWTPDGKRIIYASGFHGRSLFWQAADGSGKAELLFSSSLSPSGMILATSCSPDGRFLVFQRGDTRDFNLWVLNLAGDHKLSPLLMTSFMTTYPQIAPDGRRLAYTSDESGRPEVYVQSFPTLGDKRLISVGGGEEARWSRDGRQLFYRQGNKMMAVDMQAGRPLPGHAPRLLFEGIYPRSDFWTNYDLSRNGDRFLMLKEVDETRASQKLRVVLNWTEELKHRRVGKD, from the coding sequence ATGGCGGAAGGCGCCGCAGCCCGGCGAGTAGTTCGTTTTGGCGTCTTCGAAGTGGACTTCGGCACCGGAGAACTGCGCAAGGCCGGGGTCAAAATCAAGCTGCAGGACCAACCTTTTCAAGTTCTGGCCATGCTGCTGGAACGGCCGGGTGACCTCATCACCCGGGAAGCATTGCAAAGCCGACTTTGGCCGTCCGGCACATTCGGGGACTTCGAGCACGGACTGAACGTGGCCGTGAAAAAGCTGCGCATCGCCCTGGGCGACACCGCCGACAATCCCCGGTTCATTGAGACGCTGGCCCGACGGGGTTATCGATTTGTCGGGCAGGTCGACAATGTCGTCTCTGTCTCGAGTCGAACCGTCACAGATTCCCAAAGCGAATCGAACGCGGCTGCAGGACCTAGTCTGGTGCGCACGGCCCCGAGTGCAAAGATGGATCCGCAACGTGAGCGGCGAGGGCTTCTCCGCTGGGCGGTAGTCGTGATTCTGGTGGTTGCGGCCGGAATCGCACTGTGGCACTGGTGGCCCTCCCGCCCGTCGCCGCGCGTGGTCACTCGGTTCACCATTCCTCTCCCGCCTTCGGACGAATTTTTCATGAAACGCGGCGGACTGGTCATCTCACCCGACGGTGGCTATCTTGTTTATTCCGCCACGACGTCGAAGACGAAGGCCCGACAACTCTATTTGCGGCCCCTGGATCAAAACGAAGCAGTTTCAATTCCGGGGACAGACGGGGCCATCGGGCCGTTCTTCTCTCCGGATGGCCAGTGGATCGCTTTCACCGCCGGCGGCGAATTGAGAAAGGTTCCGCTGCATGGCGGATCGCCGATCACGGTGTGTGCCAAGTCAAATGCACTCCCCGGAACATGGGGGCCGGACGGCACCATATTCTTCAGCCAAGGATCGGCTGGCGACGAAGAAGCGAGATTCCTCATGCGCGTCGCAGCAACTGGAGGTACGCCCCAGGCGATCACGCTTGCCGAGAAGACGCTGACGGAATTCCCTCCACGGTGGCCGCAAGTGCTGCCGACCGGGAACGCAATTCTCTACGTTACGGGCGGCACGTGGGCTGCATACTCAGACGATGCGACGATCGTCGCGCAATCCCTCAAGACCGGAGAGCGCAAGGTTCTGATTCAGGGAGCCACGTGTCCGCGCTATGTTTCCACCGGCCACCTCGTCTATGCCCAAGGCGGCACCCTGCTTGCTGCCCCGTTTGACGTGGATCGCCTTGAGATAACTGGACCCGCCTTCCCGGTAGCGGAAGACCTCTGGCGAGGCCCCGGCGGTTACGTTGCCTATGACATCTCGCGAGACGGTCTGCTCGTCTCTGTTAACAGTGGCGAAATGAGTGTGGGGAATCGTACGCTGAACTGGGTGGACCGCACGGGAGCGGCGCTGCCGATCAATACTCCCGCACGTCAATATAGCCAGCCCAGTCTTTCGCCGGACGGGAAACACATCGCCGTAGCCATCGGCGATCCCCTTCGCCAGTCTGACATCTGGGTCCTGGACCTGGAGCAGAACGTTGCCCGGCAGGTCACTTCGTCCCAGGCCGGTGAGAGCGCGACTGCTCCCCTATGGACACCGGATGGCAAGCGGATCATCTACGCCTCCGGCTTTCACGGAAGGTCGCTGTTCTGGCAGGCAGCCGATGGCAGTGGCAAAGCGGAGTTACTTTTCTCCAGTAGTCTCTCCCCTTCCGGAATGATTCTGGCGACGTCCTGCTCGCCCGATGGCCGGTTTCTCGTTTTTCAGCGGGGAGATACGCGCGATTTCAACTTGTGGGTATTGAACCTCGCCGGCGATCACAAACTTTCGCCGCTGCTGATGACCAGTTTCATGACGACCTATCCACAGATCGCTCCCGACGGTCGCCGGCTCGCCTACACATCGGACGAGTCCGGGCGTCCCGAAGTTTACGTGCAGTCATTCCCAACACTTGGCGACAAACGGCTCATCTCGGTCGGCGGCGGCGAAGAAGCGCGCTGGTCGCGAGACGGCCGGCAATTGTTCTATCGGCAGGGCAATAAAATGATGGCCGTCGATATGCAAGCCGGAAGGCCGCTTCCGGGGCACGCCCCGCGGCTTCTGTTCGAAGGGATTTACCCGCGCAGCGATTTCTGGACTAACTATGACCTGTCCAGAAATGGCGA